The Pseudomonas multiresinivorans DNA window CCTCGACAAGGCCATGATGGCCAACCTCGACGCCACCTACCTCGCGGCCTACGCCGTGGGCCAGTTCACCTGGGGGGTGCTTGCCGACCGCTTCGGCCCACGGGTGGTGGTGCTCGGCGGCCTGGTGATTTCTGCCGGTGCAGCCATCGTCATGGGCACCTGGGCGACCCTGCCGGTGTTCGCCACCTGCATGGTCATCCAGGGCCTGGCGCAGTCCACCGGCTGGTCAGGGCTGTGCAAGAACATCGGCAGCTTCTTCGCCACCCACGAACGCGGCCGCATCCTCGGCCTGTGGAGCACCTGCTATGCCTTCGGCGGGCTGGTCGCCTCGCCCTTCGCCGGCTGGTGGGCCTATTCGGTATTCGGCACCTGGCATGCGGCCTTCTATTCCAGCGCCGCAGTGGTGGGCGGCGTGGCCGTGCTGTTCCTGCTGCTGCAGCGCAATCGCCCGCAGGACGTCGGCCTGCCTCCGCTGGAAGACGAGCCCGAGGCCGTGCGCTACGCCGGCTTCAAGCCCGAAGGGCAGAACCCCGGCATCAGTGAAACCCTGCGCCTGGTGCTGCGCAATCGCACCGTACTGACCCTGGGCCTGGCTTACTTTCTGCTCAAGCCGGCGCGTTACGCGATCCTGCTGTGGGGCCCGGTGATCGTCTATGAGCGCATGCCCGGACTGGGCAAGGTGGGTGCAGCGATCCTGCCGACCTCGTTCGAGATCGCCGGCCTGCTCGGGCCGATCCTGATCGGCCTGGCCTCGGACAAGATCTTCGGCGCACGGCGCATGCCGGCCTGCGTGATAAGCCTGATCGCCCTCACCGCCTGCCTGGCACTGTTCGTACCGGCCATGCAGACCGGCAGCAGCCTGCTGGTATTCGCCCTGCTGTTCATGATGGGCCTGACCCTGTACGGACCGGACTCGATGATCAGCGGCTCGGCCGCCATCGACTTCGGTACCGGCAAGGCCGCCGCCACCGCCGCCGGTTTCGTCAATGGTTGCGGCTCGGTCGGCGCGATCCTTGGCGGCCTGCTGCCCGGCTACTTCGACACCTACAGCGTGTTCATCGGCTTCACCGTCGCCGCGCTGGTCTCCGCCGCCATTCTGCTGCCGCACTGGAACAGCCTGCCGGAGGGCGCCGCGTCCTCGGCCGCACGCGTCCCGAACCGCTCCGTGAAGGTTCGCATGGCGCGCTCCTGAAGTCCCCGCACAAGGATGTGCCTCCACCTCCGCTACAGGTAGACCCCATGAACATCGAACGCTTCGGCGTGGTGAAACGCCGCGCCGAAATGGTCCTGCACGACCACACGCTCTACATCGGCGGCCAGGTCGCCAGCGATACCGCCGCCGGCATCGAAGGTCAGACACGGGAAATTCTCCACGGCATCGAGCAACTGCTGCACAGCGTCGGCGCCGACCGCACCCACCTGCTGTCGGTGCGCATCCTGCTGGCCGATCGCGCGGACTACGCCGGGCTGAACGCCGTGTGGGACGACTTCTTCCCGCTCGGCCATGCCCCGACCCGCGCCTGCACCCTGGCGCAGCTGATCGACCCCGCCTGGCG harbors:
- a CDS encoding MFS transporter — translated: MLNPHGNAASRSPFASIQRWRWQIFAITWLAYAAFYFTRKAFSVAKLGIGEDPTFHLDKAMMANLDATYLAAYAVGQFTWGVLADRFGPRVVVLGGLVISAGAAIVMGTWATLPVFATCMVIQGLAQSTGWSGLCKNIGSFFATHERGRILGLWSTCYAFGGLVASPFAGWWAYSVFGTWHAAFYSSAAVVGGVAVLFLLLQRNRPQDVGLPPLEDEPEAVRYAGFKPEGQNPGISETLRLVLRNRTVLTLGLAYFLLKPARYAILLWGPVIVYERMPGLGKVGAAILPTSFEIAGLLGPILIGLASDKIFGARRMPACVISLIALTACLALFVPAMQTGSSLLVFALLFMMGLTLYGPDSMISGSAAIDFGTGKAAATAAGFVNGCGSVGAILGGLLPGYFDTYSVFIGFTVAALVSAAILLPHWNSLPEGAASSAARVPNRSVKVRMARS
- a CDS encoding RidA family protein, which produces MNIERFGVVKRRAEMVLHDHTLYIGGQVASDTAAGIEGQTREILHGIEQLLHSVGADRTHLLSVRILLADRADYAGLNAVWDDFFPLGHAPTRACTLAQLIDPAWRVEMIATAALPDQ